A portion of the Flavobacterium magnum genome contains these proteins:
- the map gene encoding type I methionyl aminopeptidase: MIIPKTPEEIELMRESALLVSKTLGMIATEIRPGITTLELDKMAEQFIRDHQAVPGFLGLYGCPSTLLTSVNEQVVHGLPTNRPIEEGDIVSVDCGVLKNKFYGDHAYTFAIGDIDPKTQKLLEVTKASLYIGIREFRAGNRVEDIGSAIQKYTESHGYGVVRELVGHGLGEKMHEDPEVPNYGKRGRGKLFVEGMTIAIEPMINMGTRNIKTLKDGWTIVTADKKPSAHFEHNVALVDGKPELLSTFAYIYKALGIASDEENEFRKMPLAI; the protein is encoded by the coding sequence ATGATTATACCTAAGACACCGGAAGAAATTGAGCTGATGCGCGAAAGTGCACTGCTCGTTTCCAAAACACTGGGAATGATAGCTACCGAAATCAGGCCGGGCATCACCACGCTCGAACTGGATAAAATGGCGGAACAATTCATCCGTGACCACCAGGCCGTACCTGGTTTCCTGGGTCTTTACGGCTGCCCTTCGACACTGCTTACGAGCGTTAACGAACAGGTTGTCCACGGACTCCCTACGAACCGCCCTATTGAGGAAGGCGATATCGTATCGGTGGATTGCGGGGTGCTGAAAAACAAATTCTATGGCGATCATGCCTATACCTTCGCCATCGGTGACATCGACCCGAAAACCCAAAAACTGCTCGAAGTGACCAAGGCATCGCTGTACATTGGGATCAGGGAATTCCGCGCCGGAAACCGCGTTGAAGACATTGGCAGCGCCATCCAGAAATATACCGAATCGCACGGCTACGGCGTGGTGCGCGAACTTGTCGGGCACGGATTGGGCGAAAAAATGCACGAAGATCCCGAAGTGCCGAATTATGGCAAACGCGGCCGTGGCAAGCTTTTCGTCGAAGGCATGACCATCGCTATTGAGCCGATGATCAATATGGGAACGCGCAATATCAAGACGCTCAAGGACGGATGGACAATTGTAACCGCGGATAAGAAACCGAGCGCGCATTTCGAGCACAATGTGGCACTGGTTGACGGAAAACCCGAGTTGCTTTCGACATTCGCTTACATTTACAAAGCGCTGGGGATTGCCTCTGATGAAGAAAATGAGTTTCGCAAAATGCCATTGGCCATCTGA
- a CDS encoding class I SAM-dependent methyltransferase, which translates to MKKIFKLLLNTVPRPLLIRLSYLARPVLAWLLKGKKFTDPIDGKSFSMFLPYGYGTQRNNVLSPSTLSLERHRLLWLYLNNETDFFTAPKKVLHFAPEQAFYTLFRNRKNLDYTTTDLYSPLADVKADICNLPFADNQYDVILCNHVLEHIPDDTKAMQELYRVLKPGGMGIFQIPQDLSREHTFTDDTITDPKERAKIFGQYDHVRVYGRDYFDKLRSIGFQVIEEDYTKKLPAELVVQYCLAPGEIIPVCFK; encoded by the coding sequence ATGAAAAAAATCTTTAAGCTGCTGCTCAATACGGTCCCGCGGCCTTTACTGATCCGGCTGAGTTATCTGGCACGCCCCGTATTGGCCTGGCTGCTGAAAGGCAAAAAATTCACCGACCCGATTGATGGGAAAAGCTTTTCCATGTTTCTGCCATACGGCTACGGTACGCAGCGCAACAACGTACTATCACCAAGTACGCTTTCGCTCGAGAGACATCGCCTGCTGTGGCTGTACCTCAACAATGAAACCGATTTTTTCACGGCGCCGAAAAAAGTGCTGCATTTTGCACCCGAACAGGCTTTCTATACATTATTCCGAAACCGGAAAAACCTCGATTACACCACGACAGATTTATATTCCCCGCTGGCTGATGTAAAGGCCGACATCTGTAATCTGCCGTTCGCGGACAACCAATATGATGTGATCCTTTGCAACCATGTCCTGGAGCACATCCCCGATGACACCAAAGCGATGCAGGAATTGTACCGGGTGCTGAAGCCTGGCGGCATGGGGATTTTCCAGATCCCGCAGGATTTATCACGCGAGCATACTTTTACAGACGACACGATTACCGACCCGAAGGAGCGCGCAAAAATTTTCGGCCAATACGACCACGTCCGCGTGTATGGCCGGGATTATTTCGACAAACTGCGCAGCATCGGTTTTCAGGTGATTGAAGAAGATTACACGAAAAAACTGCCCGCGGAACTTGTGGTGCAGTATTGCCTGGCCCCGGGAGAAATTATCCCGGTTTGTTTCAAGTAA